One genomic segment of Brassica napus cultivar Da-Ae chromosome A3, Da-Ae, whole genome shotgun sequence includes these proteins:
- the LOC106438078 gene encoding serine/threonine-protein kinase BIK1, with the protein MGSCFSSCVKADNLFHNGKSSDLYGLSISSRKSSSTVAAAQKTEGEILDSTPVKSFTFNELKLATRNFRPDSVIGEGGFGCVFKGWLDETSLTPTRPGTGLVIAVKKLNQEGFQGHREWLTEINYLGQLSHPNLVKLVGYCLEDEHHLLVYEFMQKGSLENHLFRRGTYFKPLPWFLRVKVALDAAKGLAFLHSDPVKVIYRDIKASNILLDADYNGKLSDFGLARDGPTGDRSYVSTRVMGTYGYAAPEYMSSGHLNARSDVYSFGVVLLEILTGKQALDHNRPAKEEKLVEWARPYLTSKRKVLQVVDARLDTQYLPEEAVRLASIAVQCLSIEPKSRPTMDQVVRALQQLQDNLGKPTQPDPVKDAKKQGLKTGAKLQETRFKQRPFGKH; encoded by the exons ATGGGTTCTTGCTTCAGCTCTTGTGTCAAAGCCGATAATCTTTTTCACAATG GTAAGAGCAGCGATCTTTACGGTTTAAGCATCTCAAGCCGGAAATCATCGTCCACGGTGGCTGCTGCTCAGAAGACGGAAGGGGAGATTCTTGATTCAACCCCTGTCAAGAGCTTCACCTTCAACGAGCTCAAACTCGCCACCAGAAACTTCAGACCGGACAGTGTGATCGGTGAAGGTGGGTTTGGTTGTGTCTTTAAAGGCTGGTTAGATGAAACCAGTCTCACTCCGACTAGACCCGGAACCGGTTTAGTCATCGCTGTTAAAAAGCTTAACCAAGAAGGGTTTCAAGGTCACCGTGAATGGCTG ACGGAGATTAATTACTTGGGACAATTGAGTCACCCCAATCTAGTGAAACTGGTTGGTTATTGCTTGGAGGATGAGCACCATCTTCTTGTATATGAGTTTATGCAAAAAGGAAGTCTTGAGAACCATCTATTCAGAA GAGGTACATATTTTAAGCCGCTGCCATGGTTTCTACGGGTCAAGGTTGCGCTTGATGCAGCAAAGGGACTTGCTTTTCTTCATAGTGACCCTGTCAAAGTGATATACCGAGACATTAAGGCCTCCAACATTTTGCTTGACGCT GACTACAATGGGAAGCTTTCTGACTTTGGGCTGGCGAGGGACGGTCCAACGGGTGATCGAAGCTATGTTAGTACAAGGGTTATGGGTACATATGGCTATGCGGCTCCCGAGTATATGTCTTCAG GTCACTTAAATGCAAGAAGCGATGTATACAGTTTCGGTGTTGTGCTTTTGGAGATTTTGACGGGTAAACAAGCGTTGGACCATAACAGGCCGgctaaagaagaaaaacttgtgGAATGGGCTCGACCGTACCTCACAAGCAAACGCAAGGTGCTCCAAGTAGTGGACGCTCGGCTGGACACGCAGTACCTACCCGAAGAGGCAGTGAGATTGGCCAGCATTGCTGTGCAGTGTCTCTCCATCGAACCCAAGTCACGTCCGACCATGGACCAAGTGGTCCGTGCCTTGCAACAACTTCAGGACAACTTGGGAAAACCGACTCAGCCCGATCCGGTTAAGGATGCCAAGAAACAGGGTCTTAAAACCGG